A DNA window from Scylla paramamosain isolate STU-SP2022 chromosome 10, ASM3559412v1, whole genome shotgun sequence contains the following coding sequences:
- the LOC135104075 gene encoding uncharacterized protein LOC135104075, whose protein sequence is MTAAERREFCVPHVSIIFTNIYHYHLPSVKMERVEELRQNIKEAFEAFHGVQEEKWQLVQDFHNSVMEILLKEVSDNFRANLEAYLEMRNENLHVTLKNMDECLNQASAAHADITDYRMQLMQACNHNIQPPFSAPEESILVNGQGIKDLHNVSSEAEQCVMEVSELQEQACTLMNTLWENIPQMIDTMVNEAVVEVKKYDERRLRKAEETWQRGIEELNKAVQVLENMEKVKQQIECLCRMFRKPDN, encoded by the exons ATGACAGCTGCAGAGAGGCGGGAGTTTTGCGTCCCCCACGTCTCCATCATCTTCACCAATATTTATCATTACCA TCTCCCTTCAGTCAAAATGGAGCGAGTGGAGGAACTGAGACAGAATATCAAGGAGGCATTTGAAGCATTTCACGGAGTTCAGGAGGAAAAATGGCAGTTGGTACAAGATTTTCACAACTCGGTCATGGAAATCTTG CTTAAGGAAGTGTCTGATAACTTCCGAGCCAACTTGGAGGCGTATCTGGAAATGAGGAACGAAAACTTGCACGTGACTCTCAAGAATATGGATGAATGTCTGAACCAGGCGTCTGCAGCACACGCTGACATTACGGACTACAGGATGCAACTCATGCAGGCGTGCAATCACAACATCCAGCCGCCCTTTAGCGCCCCGGAGGAATCCATACTG GTGAATGGGCAAGGAATAAAGGATCTGCACAATGTCTCCAGTGAGGCAGAGCAGTGTGTGATGGAGGTCAGTGAGCTGCAGGAACAGGCGTGCACCCTCATGAACACCTTATGGGAAAACATCCCACAAATG ATTGACACGATGGTGAACGAGGCAGTGGTCGAGGTGAAAAAATATGACGAGAGGCGGTTGCGGAAGGCCGAGGAGACGTGGCAGCGAGGCATTGAGGAGCTGAACAAGGCAGTGCAGGTGCTGGAGAACATGGAGAAAGTCAAGCAGCAAATAGAATGTCTTTGTCGAATGTTCAGGAAACCAGATAACTAA